A stretch of DNA from Desulfovibrio desulfuricans DSM 642:
GCTTACGGCAACAATTTTTACCACTCGCATAGCGCGAGCAGGGCGGACACCCAATGAGCAACATTATTCACCAAACTGGAGGCAGCCGTACCCTGGTCATGCAGGAGCCGGAAAAACCGCAGCTCTACCGTGAGCTTTTCCCTTACACCAGCGTTTGCCGCACCTCGTTTGACGAGGTTCTGCTGTCCCCCCGGCCGGCAGATCAGATGCGCATTACCGACACGACCTTTCGCGACGGCCAGCAGGCCCGCCCCCCCTATACGGTCAAGCAAGTGGCAAAGATGTTCGATTTTCTGCACCGACTCGGCGGAAAAACAGGACTCATCACGGCTTCGGAATTTTTTCTGTACTCGGCCAAAGACCGCAAATGCATTGATGTATGCCGCGCCAGAGGCTACCGCTTTCCGCGTGTGACCGCCTGGATACGCGCCACCAAGGACGACCTCAAGCTCGCGCGCGACATGGAATTTGACGAAACCGGCATGCTCACCAGCGTGTCGGACTACCATATTTTTCTCAAGCTGGGCAAAACCCGCCAGCAGGCCATGGACATGTACGTGGGCATGGCCGAGCAGGCGCTGGAATGGGGCATCATCCCCCGCTGCCACTTTGAAGACGTGACCAGAGCCGATATTTACGGCTTCTGCCTGCCCTTGGCCCAGCGGCTCATGGAGCTTTCGCGCGAGAGCGGCATGCCGGTCAAAATCCGTCTGTGCGACACCATGGGCTACGGCGTTCCCTACCCCGGCGCGGCGCTGCCCCGATCGGTGCAGCGCATTGTGCGCTGCTTTACGGACGAGGCTGGCGTTCCCGGCCAGTGGCTTGAATGGCACGGGCACAACGACTTCCACAAGGTGCTGGTCAACGGCGTTACCGCATGGCTTTATGGATGCGGCGCGGTCAACGGCACGCTGTTCGGCTTTGGCGAGCGCACGGGCAACACCCCGCTGGAAGCCCTGCTGGTGGAATACATTTCGCTTACGGGCGACGATGCCGCCGCAGACACCACAATTCTGAACGAAGTTGCCGAGTTCTTTGAAAAAGAACTGCACTACCGCATTCCCCACAACTATCCCTTTGTGGGCCGCGACTTCAACGCCACCAGCGCGGGCGTGCACGCCGATGGCCTGGCCAAGAACGAAGAGATCTACAACATCTTCGACACCAAGCATCTGCTTGGCCGCCCGGTGCCCATCATCATTACCGACAAGACGGGCCGCGCTGGCGTTGCCTACTGGATCAACGCCAACCTCAATCTGCCCAACGACCAGCAGGTCTCCAAAAAGCACCCTGCCGTGGGCCAGATATATGACGCCATCATGGCCGTGTACGAAGAAACGGGCCGCACCACCAGCTTCTCTCACGAAGAAATGGAAGCTCTGGTACAGCGCTTCATGCCCGAGCTCTTTGCATCCGAATACGACCATATGAAGCAACTTGCTGGCGAACTTTCGGCCAACATCATCATTCGCCTTGCCCGCAGCAAGGATCTGCTGGATCTCAACAAGCATGCCTGCGCGCGGCTTGATGAATTTGTACGCGAATTCCCCTTTATCCAGTACTGCTACCTCACAGACGATCAGGGCAAGCTGCGCTGCTCTGCCATTACCGACCCGGTCTACAAGGAAACCTACGAGGCTCTGCCCATCGGCTACGATTTTTCGGAG
This window harbors:
- a CDS encoding triose-phosphate isomerase codes for the protein MSNIIHQTGGSRTLVMQEPEKPQLYRELFPYTSVCRTSFDEVLLSPRPADQMRITDTTFRDGQQARPPYTVKQVAKMFDFLHRLGGKTGLITASEFFLYSAKDRKCIDVCRARGYRFPRVTAWIRATKDDLKLARDMEFDETGMLTSVSDYHIFLKLGKTRQQAMDMYVGMAEQALEWGIIPRCHFEDVTRADIYGFCLPLAQRLMELSRESGMPVKIRLCDTMGYGVPYPGAALPRSVQRIVRCFTDEAGVPGQWLEWHGHNDFHKVLVNGVTAWLYGCGAVNGTLFGFGERTGNTPLEALLVEYISLTGDDAAADTTILNEVAEFFEKELHYRIPHNYPFVGRDFNATSAGVHADGLAKNEEIYNIFDTKHLLGRPVPIIITDKTGRAGVAYWINANLNLPNDQQVSKKHPAVGQIYDAIMAVYEETGRTTSFSHEEMEALVQRFMPELFASEYDHMKQLAGELSANIIIRLARSKDLLDLNKHACARLDEFVREFPFIQYCYLTDDQGKLRCSAITDPVYKETYEALPIGYDFSEREWFKMPMKTGDLHIMDVYQSHFTSKLIITVSCAVTDDKDNIVGVIGVDIQLELLLKRARALQQEVAAADDSDND